The Papaver somniferum cultivar HN1 chromosome 3, ASM357369v1, whole genome shotgun sequence genome includes a region encoding these proteins:
- the LOC113359578 gene encoding putative disease resistance protein At3g14460 gives MSSLEEWQDVSVSSSSSFPCLEELKVVYCIKLKVMPKQLPSLKKFYSYCCNRKPIHSFVENLPSLTSVVIEHCLGTDSFPLGLGKYGSLRKFHIVGGRLHPECVRGIECLPQLESLHIGAAYEQLNFCPFPDANVKGGTYFPALCDLLVTGWSNLECLPEQMQYIKSLETLKISSLHQLEALPEWLGNLVSPRKLRIEFCRTLKHLPSQEQMLRLTRLRKLTIDRCDELAKRCEKGGEEAFKISPKVRCKEELFVQNTAWKKRQDVLGSSSSFFVNSIIFLKA, from the exons ATGAGCAGCTTGGAAGAGTGGCAAGATGTTTCCGTATCATCATCTTCGAGTTTTCCTTGCCTTGAGGAATTGAAAGTCGTGTACTGCATTAAGTTAAAAGTGATGCCAAAGCAACTTCCGTCGCTGAAGAAGTTCTACTCTTATTGCTGTAACCGCAAGCCAATTCATTCATTTGTGGAGAACCTGCCATCACTAACCTCTGTCGTAATTGAGCACTGCCTGGGGACAGATTCTTTTCCTTTGGGGTTGG GGAAATATGGTTCCTTGAGGAAATTTCATATAGTCGGAGGACGACTTCATCCAGAGTGTGTGAGGGGTATAGAATGTCTCCCCCAACTTGAATCTCTTCATATTGGTGCTGCATACGAACAGCTGAATTTCTGTCCATTTCCGGATGCCAATGTTAAAGGAGGAACTTATTTTCCGGCGCTCTGTGATTTACTAGTTACAGGATGGTCCAATCTGGAATGTTTGCCAGAGCAAATGCAGTACATCAAATCCTTGGAGACATTGAAGATCAGTTCTTTGCACCAGTTGGAGGCTCTGCCAGAGTGGTTGGGTAATTTGGTTTCCCCAAGGAAGTTGAGAATAGAGTTTTGTCGAACTCTTAAGCATCTGCCTTCGCAGGAGCAGATGCTACGCCTCACCCGACTTCGAAAGCTGACTATTGATCGCTGTGATGAATTAGCAAAGAGATGTGAGAAAGGAGGAGAGGAGGCTTTTAAGATATCTCCCAAG GTAAGGTGCAAAGAGGAGTTGTTTGTGCAGAACACAGCTTGGAAGAAACGTCAAGATGTCCTGGGTTCCAGTTCCAGTTTTTTTGTGAATTCTATAATTTTCTTGAAGGCATAG